Genomic segment of Caldanaerobius polysaccharolyticus DSM 13641:
TAAATATGTCATATCTGCAATCTGCTCATGGATATTGGATGAACTTGGATTTTTAGCAAGTATAGTAGTTAAATTACCATCATTACGTATTATATCTATTACTTGAGATATTTTATATAATTTATAGGCGAGAAAAGAATAAGTTTGATCAATAGCTTGGGCAGTTGAGAAAGTAATATAGTTTTTTACAATGTTGGATACTTGTTTGTACGTAAAAAGAGTTAAGATCATAAGAGGTATTACTATAAGCATAAAGTAAGATAACAAAAATTTCTGCATTAATTTTAATCTTGAAAAAATCCTTTTATTCACAGTGAAATTGCCTCCTCTTTGAATTTATTTAATAAGTTGAAAGAATCTTTCTCCTATATTCTGAAGGTGTTAACCCTGTATCTTTCTTGAATAATTTTGTAAAATAATTTTCATCAGAGTATCCTACTTTAATGGCAATATCCTTTATTTTAATATTTTGATCTTTTAAAAGCTCTTTAGCCTTATACAATCTCAATTCTGTTATGTATTTATTTATAGTTTTGCCAGTTTGCTTTTTAAATGTTTTACAGACATAGGCAGGAGAAAAATAAAAATTTTTGCTAATTGTTGTTAATGATAAATTTACATCTGTATAATTATCATGAATATATTTTATTATTCGCGAAACTGTGTTATATTCACATTTTTGAGCTAGATAATTAAAAACAAATTCAATTTTTTTGATAAGGTATTCTTCCATTTCCATAATGTTGCAAAATGAAGAAAATATTTCAAATGTGCTTGTATTGTTTAAATCGTTTTGTATTAAATTTATATTTCTTTCGTTTGCATACTTCGTTAATTGCAAGAAAAGTCTATAGTATATGTCTTTTATATAGTTAACAGGAGTATTGGTGCATTTTTTTAATTCATAGGTAAGTCTTTTTATTAGAAAAATGCTTTCGTATTTATTTTCTTGTGAAAGGTATTTGTAAAAATCTTCAATGACATTTTTATCAAGACTATAAATGTATCCTTCATTATTATTGCAGTTGATTATAGAGCAATAATCATAAAAGAAAGTTTTGCATAAATTGTTTAATGCAACTTGATACGACTCAAAAATGTTAAGAATGCCACTGACTTTTTTACCAACACATATAAAAAAGTTGCTATATTGTTTTAAAAATTGAGAAATATTATAACATAACGCTTCTATTTGTTCTTTTATAAATTTTCTTTCGTCATTGTGATACAGATGAAGGAGTATAATTTTTTCATCTTTAAAACATGAGATGCTTCCAAAATCATTTTTTGTAGCTATTTTTTCTATATTAGTAAGCACGGCTTTTTGATCTATTTTATCTACATTTACAATATTAATTAAAATTGTAATAAAATAGCATTTACTCAGCTGGTTAAAATGATAGTTCCCTAAAAGCTCTTTAAGCTCATTAATATCAATATTTTGAGTGATTACTTGAAGTGCTATATGTTTCTTGATATTTTCATTTAATTTTAACATTTTTGATTTTACAGCGATTGCATTTTTAATCGCAGTTTGTAATTCTTCTATATCTATTGGTTTTTCAACATAACTTATAGCTTTAAGTTTTATAGCAGATTTAAGATATTCTTTGTCTGAATACCCACTCATGAAAATGATTTCACAGGAAGGATAAATTTCCCTTAATTTGAAAGATAGTTCTATACCATCCATACGTGGCATTCTCACATCTGTTAATAGTATATCAGGTTTGAATCTAGAAGAGATTTCAAGTGCATTTACTCCATCGTAAGCTTGTTGAATCTCTGTGATACCTAATTTATTCCAGGGAATTTGTTCAATTATACTTTCTCGTGTGAAAACTTCGTCATCTACAATAAGTATGTTGAACATTGAAATCCCTCCCTTGACACCTTAATGAGGATAAGTGTATGCACAAATATTATATAACCTTTCTAAGATTACATCAATTTGTTATTAAAACCGTAAAATATTTTACTAATATTAAAATATTTTACGGTTTTAATTAAAGTTTAAAAATGCTAAATTTAAATTAGCAAATGTGGTAAAACGTATACCAGAACATATAGCAACTAGCGCGACAAAGAGGAGGAGAGAAAATTGGTGGAAGAAAATTTTTTGTACAGAATTAAAACACAAAATAGGTTGAAAAAAGGTTTTTTATACAAAGTTAAAAAATATAAAACTTTGCTGCTAATGCTTTTGCCTGCTGTGATATATTATTTTATATTTAGTTACATACCAATGACAGGTGTAGTATTAGCTTTTAAAAGGTTTAATTTTAGAGATGGTATTTGGGGTAGTCCTTGGGTAGGGTTTGATAATTTTAAGTTCTTTTTTATATCCGGGCAGGCCTTTAAAGTCACGAGAAATACAATTTTATACAATTTAGCGTTTATTGTAATAAATACTATTCTTCAGATTGCTATGGCTATATTTATATCTGAAATGCGAGGAAAATATTTTAAAAAGGTGAGTCAATCGATAATGTTTTTTCCTTATTTTATATCGTGGGTTATAGTAAGTGTTATCGTTTATAATTTTTTTAATTATGAACACGGTATTTTTAATTCTTTATTAAAATTTGTAGGTTTTAAACCTGTTGATATATATTCTATGCCAGTTGCTTGGATTTTCATTATAATCTTATTTAATGCATGGAAAAATGTTGGATATGGAAGTGTACTGTATTTAGCTGCGATTATGGGTATAGATCAAGAAATATATGAAGCCGCAGCAATAGATGGAGCTAATATATTTCAGAGAATCATTTATGTAACTATTCCTGGTCTGGTGCCTACGATGATAATATTAATATTATTGGCTATAGGTAATATATTTAGAGGCGATTTTCAAATGTTTTATCAACTTGTTGGCAATAATGGACCTCTTTTTGATGTTACAGATGTTATTGATACATTTACTTTTAGGTCACTTTTGCAGACTAACGAATTTGGTATGGCTGCTGCTTCGGGATTTTATCAATCTGTGTTTTGTTTTGTAACAATATTATTAGCAAATTTTTTAGTTAAAAAGTATGATAAAGATTATTCGCTGTTTTAGAAAGTGGTGAGATATATGGCAAAAGGGAAAATACCATTGGATGTAAAGATATTCAATATTATTGCCTATATTGCCGTAGGTTTTGTGACTCTATGGTGTTTAATACCTTTTGTAATAGTCGTTTCAGGTTCATTTACTTCGGAAGAGTATATTTTAAAGTATGGTTTTAGCCTTTTTCCAAAAGATTTTTCTATAGAGGCATATAAAGTTGCATTACAAAACCCAATGGCGGTATTGAGAGCTTATGGGGTCACTATAAGTTTAACTGTTATTGGAACATTTCTCGGATTATTTATTACATCTATGACTTCGTATGTGTTGACAAGAAAGGATTTTGAGTGGAGAAACAAATTTGCTTTTTACTTCTATTTTACTACTTTGTTTAATGGTGGACTGGTGCCTTGGTATATTTTAATGGTAAAGTATTTACATTTAAAAGACAGCTACTTAGCGCTTTTATTACCGCCCTTATTAAATGTTTTTAATATTTTAGTTATGAAAAGCTATATGAGTGGTATACCCGATGCTATAACCGAATCTGCAAAAATTGATGGCGCAGGAGATTTCACCATATTTATAAAATTAATATTGCCGTTGGCCAAACCAGCTCTAGCCACAGTAGGCCTTTTTATCGCTTTGGGTTATTGGAATGATTGGTATGATTCGATGTTGTTTATTCAAAATGAAAACTTATATAGTTTACAATATTTTCTATATAAGATAGTTAATAATATTGAAGCTTATAAAAATATAGTGTCTCAAACAGGAGGTAGTATCAGTGTGAATATAAGTTTACCGAGTGAATCTTTAAAGATGGCACTTACAGTTATAGTTACAGGACCTATAGTACTCCTATATCCCTTTATTCAGAAATATTTCGTTAAAGGTATTACAATTGGAGCTGTCAAAGGATAAATCCCGTTATGGGGTTTATTATATGAAAATATTAAAGAAGGGGAGGCATTTAAAAGTGAGAAAAATTTTAAAAAAAATAAGTCTTGTGCTTGCATTAGTTTTGGTTATAGCTTCACTATTTACTGGTTGTACAAAAACCAGGACAAGTGTAAGTACCAGTAATGGGAAAAATGGTTTAAGTCCTGTCACACTTAAAATGTATCTTTTAGGAGATAAACCAAAAGATTTCGAACGTGTTTATGCTGAAGTAAATAAGTTGATGAAGCAGAAAATTAATGCAACATTAGATGTCCAATTTATACCTTGGGGAGATTTAAATAGTAAATACCCATTGCTGTTTTCCTCTGGTGAAGATTTTGATTTAATTTTTACTGCAGCAGGATGGTGTTTTTACAATCAGATAGCTACTAGTGGTGGATTTTTAGAATTGACACCTGAAATGTTACAAAAATATGCACCAAATACATGGAAATATGAGCCTAAGCTTGCGTGGGATCAAGCAAAAGTAAACGGGAAAATATATATGGTACCTAATGATCAAAAGGAATATGGATATAATGTTATCGGCGTAAGAGGAGATCTCATGGAGAAATACGGCATATCTGATATAAAAAGCGAAGCAGATCTAGAAAAATATTATGATGCTATTTTGAAAAATGAAAAGGGCATTGTGCCTATAGTCAATGGCGGTGGACAAAATCTTGAATGGCCGTATTTGTTAGAAGGAAATGAGTTTGCTCAGGTACGTGGTACGGGATCAGAGCCATTGTTTGTATATAAAATAACTGATAGCTCGGGAAAAATACTTTCTATAGTTGACACTCCAGAATTTAAAGATTATGTGTTAAAAATGAGAGAATTGGCAGTTAAAGGTGTATGGTCTAAAAATTCTATTTCCAGTAAAGAAACTAGAGATGATGCTTTTAAAGCGGGAAGGGCCGCATCCATGGTATGGAACCTTGGAACAGTTTCAGCTGATGTTACTACAATGAATAAAGAGCATCCAGAATGGAAAGCACGAGTTGTAGATATACACCCCGGGGTTAAGAAATTAATTAATCCATATACAAATAATGGTATAGCTATAAATGCCAATTCAAAAAATCCCGAAAGAGCGTTAATGGCTATAGACCTTTTAAGATATGATCGTGACATACATGATTTAGCGACTTATGGAATTAAAGGAGTTCATTGGGAACCAGTGGGTGATACTCAATATAAACTTTTACCAGGTTCAGTTAATTTTTCAGAAATTAATAATTCTTCTTGGGGATGGCATACGCATATAAATCGTACAGATGCCAATCAGCCTGAAATAGTAAAACAATTAACTGATAAATGGACAAAAGAGGATCTTGTTCATCATCCATTAGAAGGCTTTACCTTTGACGATTCAAAAGTAAAAAATGAAATGGCAGCGATCAACAATGTCGTTACTCAATATGGGCTTCCGCTAAACCTTGGGATGATATCAGACCCAATTAAAGGAATCGAAACTTATAGGCAAAAGTTAAAAGCAGCTGGTTTATATAAAGTGCTAGAAGAAATTCAAAAACAAGCGGATCAATATATGAAAGAGCATAAGTA
This window contains:
- a CDS encoding ABC transporter substrate-binding protein encodes the protein MKILKKGRHLKVRKILKKISLVLALVLVIASLFTGCTKTRTSVSTSNGKNGLSPVTLKMYLLGDKPKDFERVYAEVNKLMKQKINATLDVQFIPWGDLNSKYPLLFSSGEDFDLIFTAAGWCFYNQIATSGGFLELTPEMLQKYAPNTWKYEPKLAWDQAKVNGKIYMVPNDQKEYGYNVIGVRGDLMEKYGISDIKSEADLEKYYDAILKNEKGIVPIVNGGGQNLEWPYLLEGNEFAQVRGTGSEPLFVYKITDSSGKILSIVDTPEFKDYVLKMRELAVKGVWSKNSISSKETRDDAFKAGRAASMVWNLGTVSADVTTMNKEHPEWKARVVDIHPGVKKLINPYTNNGIAINANSKNPERALMAIDLLRYDRDIHDLATYGIKGVHWEPVGDTQYKLLPGSVNFSEINNSSWGWHTHINRTDANQPEIVKQLTDKWTKEDLVHHPLEGFTFDDSKVKNEMAAINNVVTQYGLPLNLGMISDPIKGIETYRQKLKAAGLYKVLEEIQKQADQYMKEHK
- a CDS encoding response regulator transcription factor, giving the protein MFNILIVDDEVFTRESIIEQIPWNKLGITEIQQAYDGVNALEISSRFKPDILLTDVRMPRMDGIELSFKLREIYPSCEIIFMSGYSDKEYLKSAIKLKAISYVEKPIDIEELQTAIKNAIAVKSKMLKLNENIKKHIALQVITQNIDINELKELLGNYHFNQLSKCYFITILINIVNVDKIDQKAVLTNIEKIATKNDFGSISCFKDEKIILLHLYHNDERKFIKEQIEALCYNISQFLKQYSNFFICVGKKVSGILNIFESYQVALNNLCKTFFYDYCSIINCNNNEGYIYSLDKNVIEDFYKYLSQENKYESIFLIKRLTYELKKCTNTPVNYIKDIYYRLFLQLTKYANERNINLIQNDLNNTSTFEIFSSFCNIMEMEEYLIKKIEFVFNYLAQKCEYNTVSRIIKYIHDNYTDVNLSLTTISKNFYFSPAYVCKTFKKQTGKTINKYITELRLYKAKELLKDQNIKIKDIAIKVGYSDENYFTKLFKKDTGLTPSEYRRKILSTY
- a CDS encoding carbohydrate ABC transporter permease, producing the protein MAKGKIPLDVKIFNIIAYIAVGFVTLWCLIPFVIVVSGSFTSEEYILKYGFSLFPKDFSIEAYKVALQNPMAVLRAYGVTISLTVIGTFLGLFITSMTSYVLTRKDFEWRNKFAFYFYFTTLFNGGLVPWYILMVKYLHLKDSYLALLLPPLLNVFNILVMKSYMSGIPDAITESAKIDGAGDFTIFIKLILPLAKPALATVGLFIALGYWNDWYDSMLFIQNENLYSLQYFLYKIVNNIEAYKNIVSQTGGSISVNISLPSESLKMALTVIVTGPIVLLYPFIQKYFVKGITIGAVKG
- a CDS encoding ABC transporter permease, whose translation is MEENFLYRIKTQNRLKKGFLYKVKKYKTLLLMLLPAVIYYFIFSYIPMTGVVLAFKRFNFRDGIWGSPWVGFDNFKFFFISGQAFKVTRNTILYNLAFIVINTILQIAMAIFISEMRGKYFKKVSQSIMFFPYFISWVIVSVIVYNFFNYEHGIFNSLLKFVGFKPVDIYSMPVAWIFIIILFNAWKNVGYGSVLYLAAIMGIDQEIYEAAAIDGANIFQRIIYVTIPGLVPTMIILILLAIGNIFRGDFQMFYQLVGNNGPLFDVTDVIDTFTFRSLLQTNEFGMAAASGFYQSVFCFVTILLANFLVKKYDKDYSLF